A DNA window from Candidatus Binatia bacterium contains the following coding sequences:
- a CDS encoding Gfo/Idh/MocA family oxidoreductase — translation MGDGMRFGIVGTGMMGCEHIMNIKLTGAEVVAIADSNPTSREWGRSFAGEQVEVYEDYRDLLRRAPVDAVVVATPNFTHFDVLQDVFRTRLHVMIEKPLCTEVEHCHRIVEAAARHPGLVWVGMEYRFMPSVERLLHTVREGTIGRLRMVAIREHRFPFLPKVGDWNRFARNTGGTLVEKCCHFFDLMNLVVAGPPARVYASGAQDVNHLDESYGGETPDIIDNAFAVVDYAGGERAMLDLCMFAENSLHEVELAVTGDRGKALAFEPDHAFVLCPRDGGAHTTERFSLDDAVQAAGAHHGSTYREHVAFQAAIRSGAPAAVTALDGALAVAVGAAAERSIRERRPVEMREMGF, via the coding sequence ATGGGCGACGGGATGCGGTTCGGAATTGTCGGCACGGGCATGATGGGCTGCGAGCACATCATGAACATTAAACTGACCGGTGCGGAGGTGGTGGCGATTGCGGACAGCAATCCCACGAGTCGCGAGTGGGGCCGCAGTTTCGCCGGCGAGCAGGTGGAGGTCTACGAGGACTACCGCGACTTGCTGCGACGGGCGCCGGTCGATGCCGTGGTGGTGGCCACGCCGAACTTCACGCACTTCGACGTATTACAGGATGTCTTTCGCACGCGCCTCCACGTGATGATCGAAAAGCCGTTGTGTACCGAGGTCGAGCACTGCCACCGTATCGTCGAGGCGGCGGCAAGACACCCCGGTCTGGTGTGGGTAGGGATGGAGTACCGTTTCATGCCGAGCGTCGAGAGGTTGCTCCATACGGTGCGCGAAGGGACGATCGGACGTTTGCGCATGGTGGCGATCCGCGAGCACCGCTTCCCGTTCCTGCCCAAGGTCGGCGACTGGAACCGTTTTGCGCGCAACACGGGCGGCACGCTGGTGGAGAAGTGCTGCCATTTCTTCGATCTGATGAACCTCGTCGTTGCGGGGCCGCCGGCGCGCGTGTACGCCTCCGGGGCGCAGGACGTTAACCACCTCGACGAATCCTACGGCGGAGAGACGCCGGACATCATCGATAACGCTTTCGCCGTCGTCGACTATGCCGGCGGCGAACGGGCGATGCTCGACCTGTGCATGTTTGCCGAGAATTCGCTGCACGAGGTGGAGCTGGCGGTGACGGGAGACCGCGGCAAGGCGTTGGCGTTCGAGCCGGATCACGCGTTCGTACTCTGTCCGCGCGACGGTGGCGCCCATACGACCGAAAGATTCAGTCTCGACGACGCGGTGCAGGCGGCGGGTGCCCATCACGGCTCGACGTACCGCGAGCATGTCGCTTTCCAGGCGGCAATTCGCAGTGGCGCACCGGCGGCGGTGACGGCCCTCGACGGTGCGCTTGCCGTCGCCGTCGGCGCCGCGGCGGAACGTTCGATCCGCGAGCGCCGGCCGGTGGAGATGCGGGAGATGGGATTCTAA
- a CDS encoding ABC transporter permease, whose protein sequence is MKLLAMTVRAAFRALRRNKMRSALTMLGIVIGVAAVIAMVGVGRGADAAVQEQIRSLGTNVLMIIPGATTAAGARSGWGGVSTLTAGDARAIEKDCPAVATVTYFRRQVVQVVNGDLNWSTVAQGATPDFLAVREWPVSSGSAFTERDEETANRVAVLGQTVVDNVFGPGQDPVGTTIRIKNVPFTVIGVLAAKGQTAWGQDQDDLVLMPFSTAERRVLGSQLLGTVDMIWASAVAADEIDEAIGQITDVLRQRHRIQPGEDDDFTVRSLNDMARASQMANQVMANLLLSVAAISLLVGGIGIMNILLVSVTERTREIGLRMAVGAKARHILLQFLVEAVTLSMVGGVLGVGLGLGAAELLAYFSGWPMLIAPSAVVGAFLFSGAVGVFFGYYPARKAARLDPIVALRYE, encoded by the coding sequence ATGAAACTCCTCGCCATGACCGTTCGCGCGGCATTCCGGGCGTTACGCCGGAACAAGATGCGTTCGGCGCTGACCATGCTGGGGATCGTCATCGGCGTTGCCGCGGTAATTGCGATGGTCGGTGTCGGCCGCGGCGCCGACGCCGCCGTACAGGAGCAGATCCGCAGCCTCGGCACCAACGTTCTAATGATAATCCCCGGTGCGACCACCGCTGCCGGGGCGCGTTCGGGCTGGGGAGGCGTGTCGACGCTGACCGCCGGCGATGCGCGGGCAATCGAGAAGGATTGCCCGGCGGTCGCCACGGTGACCTACTTCCGCCGGCAGGTCGTTCAGGTGGTCAACGGCGACCTTAACTGGTCGACCGTCGCGCAGGGGGCGACTCCGGATTTCCTCGCCGTGCGGGAATGGCCGGTCTCCTCCGGATCCGCGTTTACGGAACGCGACGAGGAAACGGCCAATCGCGTCGCGGTTCTCGGGCAGACGGTTGTCGATAACGTCTTCGGCCCCGGGCAGGACCCCGTCGGGACGACGATCCGCATCAAGAATGTGCCCTTCACGGTCATCGGAGTGCTCGCGGCCAAGGGGCAGACGGCGTGGGGACAGGACCAGGACGACCTGGTGTTGATGCCTTTCTCAACCGCCGAACGGCGTGTCCTCGGCTCCCAGTTGCTCGGCACGGTCGACATGATCTGGGCATCGGCCGTGGCCGCGGACGAAATCGACGAAGCGATCGGGCAGATTACCGACGTGTTGCGCCAGCGCCATCGCATACAGCCCGGTGAGGACGACGACTTCACCGTCCGGAGCCTGAACGATATGGCGCGAGCTTCCCAGATGGCGAATCAGGTCATGGCCAATCTGCTGCTGAGTGTGGCGGCGATCTCGCTCCTGGTCGGCGGCATCGGCATCATGAACATCCTGCTCGTGTCGGTGACCGAACGGACCCGCGAGATCGGTCTGCGCATGGCCGTTGGCGCCAAGGCGCGCCACATCTTGCTGCAGTTCCTGGTCGAGGCCGTGACTCTGAGCATGGTCGGCGGCGTTCTCGGCGTGGGGTTGGGTCTGGGTGCGGCCGAGTTGCTGGCCTATTTCTCGGGCTGGCCCATGCTCATCGCCCCGTCCGCCGTCGTTGGCGCCTTCCTCTTCTCGGGCGCGGTCGGCGTGTTCTTCGGATATTACCCGGCACGCAAGGCAGCCCGGCTCGATCCGATCGTTGCGCTGAGGTACGAGTGA
- a CDS encoding NFACT RNA binding domain-containing protein, with amino-acid sequence MTHPERGPTDADAGVFEGRRIARRFVSPDGLIVLVGKTAADNDILSLRLGAPQDFWMHVAGESGSHVVVRNPDHLDRLPKDTLHFAAALAARYSKARHGGRVAVHVARCRDVSKPRDFEPGKVLLSRYTTTHATPADVG; translated from the coding sequence ATGACGCACCCGGAGCGCGGACCAACCGACGCCGACGCCGGCGTCTTCGAGGGACGGCGTATAGCCAGGCGGTTCGTATCTCCCGACGGCTTGATCGTTCTGGTCGGCAAGACCGCCGCCGACAACGACATCCTCAGCCTGCGCCTCGGCGCACCGCAGGATTTCTGGATGCACGTCGCCGGGGAGTCCGGATCGCACGTCGTCGTGCGCAACCCGGACCATCTCGACCGCCTGCCGAAAGACACACTGCATTTCGCCGCCGCCCTCGCGGCGCGGTACTCGAAAGCTCGGCACGGGGGACGGGTCGCCGTACACGTCGCGCGCTGCCGCGACGTCTCGAAACCGCGCGATTTCGAACCCGGGAAAGTCCTCCTCTCCCGTTACACGACGACCCACGCGACGCCAGCCGATGTCGGGTGA
- a CDS encoding dihydroxy-acid dehydratase, whose product MPIDRSLTSYGDPGFSRYLRRAFLASAGFDGVDLDRPVVGIADTTSDYTTCHRNMPELVAAVRRGVLEAGALPLAFPTASLPEILISPTSMLYRNLLAMETEESIRSQPMDAVVLLGGCDKTVPAQLMAAASANLPALCVVTGPMMTGSWRGQRLGACTDCRHYWAAHRAGEIDEREIGEVEQRLCATGGTCMVMGTASTMACLTETLGMMLPGGAAPPSASGDRLRHAVASGRRAAELARTPIAPRQVLTPAAFRNALTVLAAVGGSTNAIIHLTAVARRAGVSLTLDDVHAICAQVPLLVDCKPAGSGYIEDFHHAGGLPPLLKTLAPLLDLTHVGMSGQPLGDLLAAVEPPAAWQTTIRTLDQPLGPTGALVTLRGSLAPDGAVIKRAAASPALLRHSGPAAVFDSPEDAAERLDDPALALTPQHVLVLRNAGPVAAGMPEAGSLPIPRYLAEAGVRDMVRVADARMSGTAYGTVVLHVSPEAATGGPLALVRNGDIVDLDVDDRRIDLRVDADELGRRRAAWRPPPRPLRGWARLYADHVLPAHLGADLDFLGPEPQR is encoded by the coding sequence ATGCCCATCGATCGCTCCCTGACCTCCTACGGTGATCCGGGATTCAGCCGTTACCTCCGGCGAGCGTTCCTGGCCTCGGCCGGATTCGACGGTGTCGATCTTGACCGCCCGGTCGTCGGTATCGCCGACACCACTTCGGACTACACGACCTGCCACCGCAACATGCCCGAGCTGGTCGCCGCCGTGCGCCGGGGCGTGCTCGAAGCGGGCGCCCTGCCGCTCGCGTTCCCGACCGCCTCGCTGCCGGAGATCCTGATTTCGCCGACGTCGATGCTCTATCGCAATCTGCTGGCGATGGAGACCGAAGAATCGATCCGCTCCCAACCCATGGACGCGGTCGTTCTGCTCGGCGGATGCGACAAGACCGTTCCGGCGCAGCTCATGGCGGCGGCCTCGGCAAACCTGCCGGCTTTGTGCGTGGTCACCGGGCCGATGATGACCGGGAGCTGGCGCGGACAACGGCTCGGGGCCTGCACCGATTGCCGGCACTACTGGGCGGCGCATCGTGCCGGCGAGATCGACGAGCGGGAGATCGGCGAGGTCGAACAGCGACTCTGCGCCACCGGGGGCACGTGCATGGTCATGGGCACGGCATCGACCATGGCATGTCTGACCGAAACGCTCGGCATGATGCTCCCCGGGGGCGCGGCACCGCCGTCCGCCTCGGGAGATCGGCTGCGCCACGCCGTAGCGAGCGGGCGCCGGGCGGCGGAGCTGGCCCGCACCCCCATCGCCCCGCGTCAGGTGCTGACGCCGGCGGCGTTCCGCAACGCCCTCACGGTGCTCGCCGCAGTTGGCGGCTCGACCAACGCGATCATTCACCTCACCGCCGTGGCGCGCCGCGCCGGAGTGTCGCTGACGCTCGACGACGTGCACGCGATCTGCGCGCAGGTGCCCTTACTGGTCGACTGCAAGCCGGCAGGGAGCGGGTATATCGAGGACTTCCACCACGCCGGCGGGCTACCACCGCTGTTGAAGACCCTGGCACCGCTGCTGGACCTCACCCACGTCGGCATGAGCGGCCAGCCGCTGGGCGATTTGCTCGCGGCGGTCGAGCCGCCTGCCGCGTGGCAGACGACGATCCGGACGCTGGACCAGCCGCTCGGACCTACGGGTGCGCTGGTCACCCTGCGAGGCTCGCTTGCACCGGACGGTGCGGTGATAAAACGAGCCGCGGCCTCCCCTGCCCTGCTCCGGCACAGCGGACCGGCGGCGGTGTTCGATTCGCCCGAAGACGCGGCGGAACGTCTCGACGACCCGGCGCTGGCACTGACGCCGCAGCACGTTCTCGTGCTGCGCAACGCCGGGCCCGTCGCCGCCGGCATGCCGGAGGCGGGTTCGCTGCCGATTCCCCGGTATCTCGCCGAAGCCGGCGTGCGCGACATGGTCCGTGTCGCCGACGCCCGCATGAGCGGCACAGCCTACGGCACGGTGGTGTTGCACGTGTCGCCGGAAGCAGCGACGGGCGGCCCGCTGGCCCTGGTGCGGAACGGCGATATCGTCGATCTCGACGTCGACGACCGCCGCATCGACCTGCGTGTCGACGCCGACGAGTTGGGCCGCCGTCGCGCCGCCTGGCGCCCGCCGCCACGCCCCCTGCGCGGCTGGGCCCGTCTGTACGCGGATCATGTCCTGCCTGCCCACCTCGGCGCCGATCTGGATTTCCTCGGCCCCGAACCGCAGCGGTGA
- a CDS encoding thiamine pyrophosphate-dependent enzyme gives MPAIDTAARTARRRERANAIAAAGGIDAAVSSGALPHRIDTTLSEALVLGLLRQGVRTYLSVLGHGSTEIGEVLRVYEEAGLVRTCGLRHETEAAHAATALRWVTGEKAAVLTSIGPGALHALAGSLASASDGIGVWHIYGDETTHDEGPNMQQIPKAEQNLYLHLCATLGAAYCLHTPAALGTALRRGLAVVDHPHRGGPFYLLLPLNTQPAELRGFHLDELPVGTPPALGAAADHGAYTLAADALLKASRIVVKLGGGARHAGPEIAEFLDLVDGVAVTSPLVSGVIPFAHPRNMTVGGSKGSLSGNYAMEHADLLVAVGTRFVCQSDCSRTGYPEVKQVINVNTDLDAALHYAHSLALVGDAAPTLARLNAALRDHGVRPPAVQSPWLHDCRARRRQWEEYKAERYRRERLFDAVWGGEVLTQPAAIKAATDWARAHDVVSFFDAGDVQANGFQIVEDDRRGRTFTETGASYMGFAVCALLATGLASRPFYGLALTGDGSFTMNPQILIDGVVHGARGCILLLDNRRMGAIAALQEAQYDAGHATWDHLAVDYLAWARAVPGIAAFDGGRSIEALRTALDRAHAHPGLSLVHVPVYFGPDPLGGMGVWGRWNVGNWVDEVEAGRHEIGL, from the coding sequence ATGCCCGCCATCGACACCGCCGCCCGCACCGCCCGACGCCGGGAGCGTGCCAACGCCATTGCCGCCGCCGGCGGTATCGACGCCGCCGTCTCGTCGGGAGCTTTACCGCACCGGATCGACACGACGCTTTCGGAAGCACTCGTCCTCGGTCTTCTGCGGCAGGGAGTTCGTACCTACCTCAGCGTCCTCGGTCACGGCTCCACCGAAATCGGCGAGGTGCTGCGCGTTTACGAGGAGGCGGGTCTCGTGCGCACCTGCGGCCTGCGACATGAAACCGAGGCGGCGCACGCCGCAACGGCCCTGCGCTGGGTCACCGGAGAGAAGGCCGCCGTCCTCACCTCCATCGGCCCGGGCGCCTTACACGCGCTCGCGGGTTCGCTCGCATCTGCCAGCGACGGCATCGGCGTCTGGCACATCTATGGCGACGAGACGACCCACGACGAAGGGCCGAATATGCAGCAGATCCCGAAGGCGGAGCAGAACCTCTACCTCCACCTCTGCGCCACGCTGGGTGCCGCATACTGCCTGCACACCCCGGCCGCGCTCGGCACCGCACTCAGACGCGGCCTCGCCGTCGTCGACCACCCGCACCGCGGCGGCCCCTTCTACCTCCTGCTGCCGCTGAATACGCAGCCGGCCGAATTGCGTGGCTTTCACCTGGACGAGTTGCCGGTGGGGACGCCCCCCGCGCTGGGCGCCGCCGCCGACCACGGGGCCTACACGCTCGCCGCCGACGCCTTGCTGAAGGCAAGCAGGATCGTCGTCAAGCTGGGCGGGGGCGCCCGTCACGCCGGACCCGAAATCGCCGAGTTCCTCGATCTCGTCGACGGGGTCGCCGTTACCAGTCCCCTGGTCTCCGGCGTGATTCCGTTCGCCCACCCGCGCAACATGACCGTCGGCGGCTCGAAGGGCTCGTTGAGCGGCAATTACGCCATGGAGCACGCCGACTTGCTGGTCGCGGTCGGCACGCGCTTCGTCTGCCAATCGGACTGCTCGCGCACCGGCTACCCCGAGGTCAAACAAGTTATCAACGTCAACACGGACCTCGATGCCGCTCTGCACTATGCGCACAGCCTTGCCCTGGTCGGCGACGCCGCACCCACCCTTGCCAGACTCAACGCGGCCCTGCGTGACCACGGCGTCAGACCGCCGGCCGTTCAGTCCCCGTGGCTGCACGACTGTCGCGCCCGGCGCCGGCAGTGGGAGGAGTACAAGGCGGAACGCTATCGCCGCGAACGCCTGTTCGACGCGGTGTGGGGTGGGGAGGTGCTCACACAGCCCGCCGCGATTAAGGCCGCCACCGACTGGGCCCGCGCCCACGATGTCGTCAGTTTCTTCGACGCCGGCGACGTGCAGGCCAACGGCTTCCAGATCGTCGAGGACGACCGCCGCGGCCGCACCTTCACCGAAACCGGCGCCAGCTACATGGGCTTCGCCGTTTGCGCCCTGCTGGCCACCGGACTCGCGTCCCGCCCCTTCTACGGACTCGCGCTCACCGGTGACGGCTCGTTCACGATGAATCCGCAGATCCTCATCGACGGCGTCGTGCATGGCGCCCGTGGGTGCATTCTCCTCCTCGACAACCGCCGCATGGGCGCGATCGCCGCTCTGCAAGAAGCGCAGTACGACGCCGGTCATGCCACCTGGGACCACCTCGCCGTCGACTACCTGGCGTGGGCCCGCGCCGTCCCCGGCATCGCCGCCTTCGACGGCGGACGCTCGATCGAGGCCTTGCGCACCGCTCTGGACCGAGCCCACGCCCACCCCGGTCTCTCTCTGGTTCACGTCCCCGTGTACTTCGGACCGGACCCGCTCGGCGGCATGGGCGTCTGGGGCCGATGGAACGTCGGCAATTGGGTTGACGAGGTCGAGGCCGGCAGGCACGAGATCGGCCTGTAG
- a CDS encoding NAD-dependent succinate-semialdehyde dehydrogenase: MTAQSGATRPPAPSLLFIAGQWCDAADGARIPIVNPATEEIVGYVPRATATDLDRALAAADAAWRHWRETDAWSRSAALRRVAQLLRERADYIADVLTEEQGKPLAESRTEVQAAADQFDWFADEARRIYGRVVEGHSPAHRLLVLRQAIGPVAAFTPSNFPALLPARKIAPALAAGCSIIVKPAEEAPRTCLCIAQACAEAGVPPGVVNVVTGDPGTISRHLVASEVIRKVTLTGSVPVGREILRLCADGIKPVAMELGGHSPLLVFADADIEAAAEIAARGKFRNMGQVCIAASRIFVQDTVADRFTERFVAVTRSLRVGDGRDPASDLGPLASARRLTATEALIEDARRHGARVVTGGGRPPERKRGFFFEPTVLTDVSPAMRVMVEEPFGPLAPITRFSSIEDGLARANATEYGLAGYVFTRDTSTAFRVAEGLDVGMVGVNNVVIAAAEIPFGGTKRSGFGREGGSEGIEGYSVTKYVNIKL; this comes from the coding sequence ATGACCGCACAATCGGGCGCGACTCGGCCTCCGGCCCCCAGCCTCCTCTTCATCGCCGGCCAATGGTGCGACGCCGCAGACGGCGCGCGCATTCCCATCGTCAACCCCGCCACAGAGGAAATCGTCGGGTATGTCCCGCGAGCGACGGCCACCGATCTCGATCGGGCACTCGCCGCCGCCGACGCGGCCTGGCGCCACTGGCGCGAGACCGATGCGTGGAGCCGCAGCGCCGCCCTGCGGCGCGTTGCCCAACTCCTGCGCGAACGCGCCGACTACATCGCCGACGTCCTGACCGAAGAACAGGGCAAGCCGTTGGCGGAATCGCGCACCGAAGTGCAGGCCGCGGCCGATCAGTTCGACTGGTTCGCCGACGAGGCGCGGCGCATTTACGGCCGCGTCGTCGAGGGCCATTCGCCGGCGCACCGCCTGCTCGTGTTGCGGCAGGCCATCGGACCCGTGGCGGCCTTTACGCCCTCGAACTTCCCCGCGCTCCTCCCGGCGCGCAAGATCGCGCCGGCTCTCGCCGCCGGTTGCTCGATCATCGTCAAACCGGCCGAGGAGGCCCCGCGTACCTGTCTGTGCATCGCGCAAGCGTGCGCCGAAGCCGGGGTGCCGCCCGGCGTGGTCAACGTGGTTACCGGCGATCCCGGAACGATCAGCCGGCACCTCGTAGCCTCCGAGGTCATCCGCAAGGTAACCCTCACGGGTTCGGTGCCGGTGGGCCGCGAGATCCTGCGGCTCTGCGCCGACGGCATCAAGCCGGTCGCCATGGAACTGGGCGGCCATTCGCCTTTGCTGGTATTTGCCGACGCCGACATCGAAGCGGCCGCCGAGATCGCCGCGCGCGGCAAGTTCCGCAATATGGGTCAGGTGTGCATCGCAGCCAGCCGCATCTTCGTGCAGGACACCGTCGCCGACCGCTTCACCGAACGGTTCGTCGCGGTTACCCGGTCGCTCCGCGTCGGCGACGGCCGTGACCCCGCCAGCGATCTTGGCCCCCTCGCCAGCGCGCGGCGCCTGACCGCAACCGAGGCCCTGATCGAAGACGCCAGGCGCCACGGCGCCCGCGTGGTCACCGGCGGCGGCCGCCCGCCGGAACGAAAGCGCGGCTTTTTCTTCGAGCCGACCGTACTCACCGACGTCTCGCCGGCAATGCGGGTCATGGTCGAGGAGCCCTTCGGCCCGCTCGCGCCCATCACACGCTTCTCGAGCATCGAGGACGGCCTCGCGCGCGCCAACGCCACGGAGTACGGGCTCGCGGGTTACGTCTTCACGCGCGACACCAGCACCGCCTTCCGGGTCGCCGAGGGGCTCGATGTCGGCATGGTCGGCGTCAACAACGTCGTGATCGCAGCCGCGGAAATCCCATTCGGCGGCACCAAACGCTCCGGCTTCGGACGCGAAGGGGGCAGCGAAGGCATCGAAGGGTACAGCGTGACGAAGTACGTAAATATCAAGTTGTAG
- a CDS encoding SDR family oxidoreductase produces the protein MTKEHGKRWAVVTGASSGIGEAFARQLAREGYDLTIVARGRDRLSALARALRGEYRVDVEAHAADLTDTAGLHAVERLVAQHRDLDLLVNNAGFGTFGRFDKLDVDAEENEIRLNVLALVRLTRAALPAMAKRKHGAIVNVSSLAAFQPGPFNATYAATKAYVNSFTEALHEELRGTGVYVQALCPGLTRTEFQDRAGIDASSMPDMFWMSPEDVVGASLAAMRKGELICVPGLGNRMLSSVTGALPRAWVRRAGSELMRRVKK, from the coding sequence ATGACAAAGGAGCACGGGAAGCGCTGGGCGGTGGTCACGGGGGCGTCGTCGGGGATCGGCGAAGCGTTTGCGAGGCAGCTCGCACGGGAGGGATACGATCTGACGATCGTTGCCCGCGGCAGGGATCGCCTTAGCGCGCTGGCGCGGGCGTTGCGCGGCGAATACCGCGTCGACGTCGAAGCGCATGCGGCGGACCTGACCGATACTGCCGGATTGCATGCCGTGGAGCGCCTGGTGGCGCAGCATCGTGACCTCGACCTGCTGGTGAACAATGCCGGGTTCGGGACCTTCGGCCGGTTCGACAAGCTCGACGTGGATGCGGAGGAGAACGAAATCCGCCTCAACGTGCTCGCCCTGGTGCGGCTGACCCGTGCCGCGCTACCGGCGATGGCGAAGCGCAAGCACGGGGCGATCGTCAACGTGTCGTCGCTGGCGGCGTTCCAACCGGGACCGTTCAATGCGACCTACGCCGCCACCAAAGCCTATGTGAACAGCTTCACCGAGGCGCTGCACGAGGAGTTGCGAGGCACCGGCGTGTACGTTCAGGCGCTCTGTCCGGGCCTGACGCGGACCGAGTTCCAGGATCGCGCCGGTATCGATGCTTCGAGCATGCCGGACATGTTCTGGATGAGCCCCGAGGACGTGGTCGGGGCGTCGCTGGCGGCGATGCGCAAGGGCGAACTGATCTGTGTGCCGGGACTGGGCAACCGCATGCTGAGCAGTGTCACCGGTGCGTTACCGCGCGCCTGGGTGCGGCGGGCAGGGTCCGAGTTGATGCGGCGGGTCAAGAAATGA
- a CDS encoding efflux RND transporter periplasmic adaptor subunit, which produces MASARLRRLRTPLVLVLFLATAGGGVWYWQTGSANEPPEYTFETVDRGPIAAVVTATGTVNPVTTVQVGTYVSGPIRDIDVDFNSPVRKGQRVAKIDPAPFVVKVERAEANLANARARIDKARADLALKQLTFDRNLGLRAKNLISQQDVDTARSNLDQARAQLALEEAGVKQAQADLDEARINLAYTDITSPVDGVVVSRNVDVGQTVAASFQTPTLFLIAEDLTRMQVNASVSESDIGTIHSDQQATFAVDAYPGKPFAGTVTQVRNAPITVQNVVTYDVIVEVDNTGMELKPGMTANVTIVTAERDDVLRVPLRALRFNPETTGGGTPTPRRDWRTNGTGSAVWVAQPDGELRRTDITTGLRDERFAEVLSGPLEAGTLVAVGRKPAARKTEGPRIPGAPRFR; this is translated from the coding sequence GTGGCTTCCGCTCGCTTGCGCCGCCTGCGCACCCCGTTGGTCCTCGTCCTCTTCCTCGCCACCGCCGGCGGCGGGGTCTGGTACTGGCAAACCGGTAGCGCCAACGAACCGCCGGAGTATACCTTCGAAACCGTCGACCGCGGCCCGATCGCCGCCGTGGTCACCGCCACGGGAACCGTGAACCCGGTGACGACCGTGCAGGTGGGCACCTACGTTTCAGGTCCGATTCGCGACATCGACGTCGACTTCAACTCGCCGGTACGCAAGGGCCAGCGCGTCGCCAAGATCGATCCGGCGCCGTTCGTCGTCAAAGTGGAGCGCGCCGAAGCGAACCTCGCCAATGCGCGCGCCCGCATCGACAAGGCGCGCGCCGACCTCGCACTCAAACAACTCACCTTCGACCGCAACCTCGGCCTGCGCGCGAAGAACCTCATTTCCCAACAGGATGTCGACACCGCCCGCAGCAACCTCGACCAGGCGCGCGCCCAACTCGCGCTCGAGGAGGCCGGCGTCAAACAAGCCCAGGCGGACCTCGACGAAGCGCGTATCAACCTCGCGTACACCGATATCACGTCGCCCGTCGACGGCGTGGTCGTCTCGCGCAACGTCGACGTCGGCCAGACCGTGGCCGCCAGCTTCCAGACACCGACGCTTTTCCTCATCGCCGAAGATCTGACGCGCATGCAGGTCAACGCCAGTGTCAGCGAATCGGATATCGGCACTATCCATTCCGACCAGCAGGCGACCTTCGCGGTCGACGCGTATCCGGGCAAACCGTTCGCCGGTACGGTTACCCAGGTTCGCAACGCGCCGATCACGGTCCAGAACGTCGTGACCTACGATGTCATCGTCGAAGTCGATAACACGGGGATGGAGCTCAAGCCGGGCATGACCGCCAACGTAACGATCGTTACGGCAGAGCGCGACGATGTGCTGCGGGTCCCGCTGCGGGCCCTGCGCTTCAATCCCGAGACGACAGGCGGCGGTACGCCGACGCCGCGGCGCGACTGGAGGACCAATGGGACCGGGTCGGCGGTATGGGTGGCGCAGCCGGACGGTGAGCTGAGGAGAACCGACATCACCACCGGCCTGCGCGACGAACGCTTCGCCGAGGTGCTGAGCGGCCCGCTCGAAGCGGGAACCCTGGTCGCGGTCGGACGCAAGCCGGCGGCGAGAAAGACCGAAGGGCCGCGCATTCCGGGTGCGCCGCGCTTCCGCTGA
- a CDS encoding ABC transporter ATP-binding protein, whose product MSTRAPLIEVHDLWKVYVLGDVELAALGGVSLAIEAGQFVAIMGASGSGKSTFMNIVGCLDRPTRGSYRLAGEDVAALSPDARAEIRNRRIGFVFQNFNLLPRTTALENVELPLFYADGAVGDLAARARAALVNVGLGGREAHLPSQLSGGQQQRVAIARALVNEPALLLADEPTGNLDTRTSEEILEIFGRLNRERALTIVMVTHEADVARHAQRVITFRDGRILSDTRNPGGAIAQETGTPP is encoded by the coding sequence GTGTCGACCCGCGCTCCGCTCATCGAGGTTCACGACCTCTGGAAGGTTTACGTCCTTGGTGACGTCGAACTCGCCGCCCTGGGCGGCGTTTCGCTGGCGATCGAAGCCGGGCAGTTCGTGGCGATCATGGGCGCGTCGGGTTCGGGCAAGTCGACGTTCATGAACATCGTCGGCTGCCTCGACCGGCCGACGCGCGGGTCGTACCGCCTCGCCGGCGAGGACGTTGCCGCGCTGTCTCCCGACGCTCGCGCCGAGATTCGCAACCGTCGCATCGGCTTCGTGTTTCAGAACTTCAACCTGCTGCCGCGCACGACGGCCCTCGAGAACGTCGAGCTGCCGCTGTTCTACGCCGACGGCGCGGTCGGCGACCTCGCTGCCCGCGCCCGTGCGGCGCTCGTCAATGTCGGCCTCGGCGGTCGCGAGGCGCACCTGCCGAGCCAGCTCTCCGGCGGCCAGCAGCAGCGGGTGGCCATTGCCCGCGCCCTGGTCAACGAACCGGCGCTGCTGCTCGCCGACGAGCCTACCGGCAACCTCGACACGCGCACGAGCGAGGAGATTCTGGAGATCTTCGGCCGCTTGAACCGCGAACGCGCCCTGACGATCGTGATGGTCACTCACGAGGCCGACGTCGCCCGTCACGCGCAGCGCGTGATCACGTTCCGCGACGGACGGATTCTCAGCGATACCCGGAACCCGGGTGGTGCGATCGCACAAGAGACGGGAACGCCACCATGA